From a single Micromonospora pallida genomic region:
- a CDS encoding cystathionine gamma-synthase: MSHGFETLAIHAGQDPEARTGAVIPPIYQTSTYAQDAVGAPRLGYEYSRSGNPTRDALQECLAALENGAVGLAFASGLAAEDTLLRTVCKPGDHVVIPDDAYGGTYRLFAKVAERWGLAYTPAKVSDPDAVRAAIRPGSTRIVWLETPTNPLLGIADIAVLAGIAHDAGALLVVDNTFASPYLQQPITHGADVVVHSTTKYVGGHSDVVGGALVVADRELGEQLRYHQNAMGAINGPFDAWLTLRGIKTLGVRMDRHCDNAERIAAYLDGHAKVAEVIYPGLPSHPGHEVAAKQMRRFGGMISFRATGGEEHAVEICNRAKLFVLAESLGGVESLIEHPGRMTHASAAGSPLEVPGDLVRLSVGIETVDDLLADLEQALG; this comes from the coding sequence ATGAGTCACGGCTTCGAGACGCTCGCGATCCACGCCGGCCAGGACCCGGAGGCCCGCACCGGCGCGGTGATCCCACCGATCTACCAGACCAGCACGTACGCCCAGGACGCCGTCGGCGCGCCCCGGCTGGGTTACGAGTACAGCCGCTCCGGCAACCCCACCCGGGACGCCCTCCAGGAGTGCCTGGCCGCCCTCGAGAACGGCGCGGTCGGCCTGGCCTTCGCCAGCGGTCTCGCCGCCGAGGACACCCTGCTGCGGACCGTCTGCAAGCCGGGGGACCACGTGGTGATCCCGGACGACGCGTACGGCGGCACCTACCGGCTCTTCGCGAAGGTCGCCGAGCGGTGGGGGCTGGCCTACACCCCCGCCAAGGTCTCCGACCCGGACGCGGTACGGGCCGCGATCCGCCCCGGCAGCACCCGGATCGTCTGGCTGGAGACGCCGACCAACCCGCTGCTCGGCATCGCCGACATCGCCGTCCTGGCCGGTATCGCGCACGACGCCGGGGCGCTGCTGGTGGTCGACAACACCTTCGCTTCGCCGTACCTGCAACAGCCGATCACGCACGGCGCGGACGTGGTGGTCCACTCCACCACCAAGTACGTCGGCGGACACTCCGACGTGGTCGGTGGTGCCCTGGTCGTCGCCGACCGGGAGCTCGGCGAGCAGCTCCGCTACCACCAGAACGCGATGGGCGCGATCAACGGCCCGTTCGACGCCTGGCTGACCCTGCGCGGCATCAAGACCCTCGGCGTCCGGATGGACCGGCACTGCGACAACGCCGAGCGGATCGCCGCCTATCTGGACGGACACGCCAAGGTGGCCGAGGTGATCTACCCCGGCCTGCCGTCCCACCCCGGACACGAGGTGGCCGCCAAGCAGATGCGCCGGTTCGGCGGGATGATCTCCTTCCGGGCCACCGGCGGAGAGGAGCACGCGGTCGAGATCTGCAACCGGGCCAAGCTGTTCGTACTCGCCGAGTCCCTCGGCGGGGTGGAATCCCTGATCGAGCACCCGGGTCGGATGACACACGCAAGCGCTGCCGGCTCGCCGCTTGAAGTTCCCGGCGATCTCGTGCGACTGTCTGTCGGCATCGAGACGGTCGACGACCTGCTCGCCGATCTGGAGCAGGCGCTGGGCTGA